From a single Oceanispirochaeta sp. M1 genomic region:
- a CDS encoding O-acetyl-ADP-ribose deacetylase, with amino-acid sequence MTLFDGRIETMCGDITSIDCNAVVNAANSSLLGGGGVDGAIHKAAGPGLLEECRRIRKEQYPDGLPAGQAVITDAGGMNCSRIIHTVGPVWKGGGYNEEETLASCYSNSLNLAEKEKLRTVAFPAISTGVYGYPPEKAAHVVYRTMKQFLPALSFPEKVLLVFFSQNGETQFLNALKGEPGIQN; translated from the coding sequence ATGACTTTATTCGATGGACGAATTGAAACGATGTGTGGCGATATCACTTCCATAGACTGCAATGCAGTGGTGAATGCAGCCAACTCATCCCTCCTTGGAGGGGGCGGTGTAGACGGAGCCATTCACAAAGCAGCCGGTCCCGGCCTCCTGGAAGAGTGCCGAAGAATCAGGAAGGAACAGTATCCAGATGGACTTCCTGCCGGGCAGGCTGTCATCACAGATGCCGGCGGAATGAACTGCTCAAGGATTATTCACACAGTGGGTCCTGTCTGGAAGGGTGGAGGATATAATGAGGAGGAAACTCTGGCCTCCTGTTACAGTAATTCCCTCAACCTGGCAGAAAAAGAAAAGCTCAGGACTGTAGCCTTCCCGGCCATCTCGACGGGCGTCTACGGCTATCCTCCTGAAAAAGCGGCTCATGTAGTGTACAGGACAATGAAACAGTTCCTCCCGGCACTCAGTTTCCCTGAGAAGGTGCTTCTTGTTTTTTTCTCTCAGAATGGAGAGACTCAATTTCTAAATGCCTTAAAGGGTGAGCCGGGGATTCAGAATTGA
- a CDS encoding NFACT family protein, with the protein MNWLEIDKILEELPLEGSFLQNIRQSSYSHLIFEFHRPGRSLNLLVSLERDSLRIHEMSRKEKSLPKPPRFTSYMRSRIKGARILKAKQLGTDRIIRLDLKKGNLRDILYIRLWGGAANLILCDSENFILDAFSRRPARDEVPGKLYAPPADSPAPKKQFVPRSCPENYETYNAFFEDLYSDREQSEDIRLLREKALRLLKVRENGIRARLKTLEERVSGYMNENIYREDADILMSSLHLITKGQKTFIPEETKRVIPLNNSKTAVENAQDLYKKASKASRGRALTEEEIENQQQKLKSVEKELTDLDEITDPDILKQMIPPEKEVIKSSIKPSPGLQFESGGFPIIVGRSAKENEAILGSFVRGNDYWLHTRDYPGAYVFIRLPRGKTVPLETLLDAGNLALFYSKAKNSAVADLYYTQVKYLRKPKEGKRGLVLPTREKNLHIKLDEDRIRRLKGLK; encoded by the coding sequence ATGAACTGGCTTGAAATAGATAAGATACTGGAAGAGCTGCCCCTGGAAGGCTCCTTCCTTCAGAATATCAGGCAGAGCAGCTATTCCCATCTTATCTTTGAATTTCACCGCCCCGGACGCAGTTTAAACCTTCTAGTCTCACTCGAACGCGATTCGCTCCGTATCCACGAAATGAGCAGGAAAGAAAAATCACTCCCCAAACCTCCCCGTTTCACATCCTATATGCGCTCCAGAATCAAGGGTGCCCGGATACTTAAGGCGAAACAGCTGGGAACTGACAGAATTATCCGTCTGGATCTGAAGAAAGGAAATCTGCGGGACATCCTGTATATCCGGCTCTGGGGCGGTGCTGCCAATCTGATTCTCTGTGACAGTGAGAATTTTATTCTGGATGCCTTTTCAAGAAGACCGGCCCGGGATGAAGTTCCCGGGAAATTATATGCCCCCCCTGCGGACAGCCCCGCTCCGAAAAAACAGTTTGTTCCGCGATCCTGTCCGGAAAACTATGAAACTTATAATGCCTTTTTTGAAGATCTCTACAGTGACCGGGAACAGAGCGAAGACATAAGACTCCTGAGAGAAAAGGCCTTGAGACTGCTGAAGGTAAGGGAAAACGGTATACGAGCCCGGCTGAAAACTCTGGAAGAGCGGGTATCTGGATACATGAATGAAAATATCTACAGGGAAGATGCGGATATACTGATGTCCTCACTCCATCTGATAACAAAAGGACAGAAAACTTTTATTCCAGAAGAGACAAAAAGAGTGATCCCCCTGAACAACAGCAAAACGGCTGTTGAAAATGCACAGGATCTGTATAAAAAAGCATCCAAGGCTTCACGGGGAAGAGCTCTGACAGAAGAGGAAATAGAAAACCAGCAGCAGAAGCTCAAGTCTGTGGAAAAGGAGCTGACAGATCTCGATGAGATTACAGACCCCGATATACTGAAGCAGATGATTCCTCCTGAAAAGGAAGTGATAAAATCCAGTATAAAACCCTCTCCGGGACTGCAGTTTGAATCCGGAGGGTTTCCGATCATTGTGGGACGTTCCGCCAAAGAAAATGAAGCCATTCTGGGCTCCTTTGTCAGGGGTAATGATTACTGGCTTCATACCAGAGACTATCCGGGAGCCTATGTTTTCATACGTCTTCCACGGGGAAAGACAGTCCCCCTGGAAACACTCCTGGACGCAGGAAACCTGGCCCTTTTTTACAGCAAGGCTAAAAATTCGGCTGTTGCAGATCTGTACTACACACAGGTAAAATATCTAAGAAAACCTAAAGAAGGAAAAAGAGGACTGGTTCTCCCCACCAGAGAAAAAAACCTGCATATAAAACTTGATGAAGATAGAATCAGACGGCTGAAGGGATTGAAATAG